Genomic DNA from Theobroma cacao cultivar B97-61/B2 chromosome 3, Criollo_cocoa_genome_V2, whole genome shotgun sequence:
CAAAGACGTAACATATGATGCAGAGGATATAACTGATGCGATAGATACTGACGTTCTTGAATCACGTAGTAGCACCAGTAAGGTAAACATTCACTTAGACTTGGTAAATGCTAGTGATTCAGTCAGGGAAGGGATGGATTTTAAGATGAAGGGTATAGCTGCTGCCATCAATCCTTTTAAACAGCGTTTAGAGTCAAGAATGAACACTGCCGTAGGAATGCTTGAAGATATTGTTAGACAACAAGGCATTCTCAATGTGAAAGAAGATGTAGGAGTTAAATGGTCTTAGATTATAGGAAGAACACCAACAACTCCCATGCTCGATGAATCGTGTGTTTTTGGGAGGGACTCTGATAAGGAGAAGACCATGAAATTGCCGAAATCTGTACTTGGAACTGGGGATAAGGTTCATGTTATCCCTATAGTTGGCTTAGAGGGTATTGGCAAAACAACTCTGGCCCGAATTGTTTATGGTGAGAAGATGATGAAGGATCgttttgatttgaaagctTGGGCTTGTGCAGCAGATGAATTTGATGCGAAGAGGATCACAAGAACGCTTGTTGAGTCAATTACTAGAAAGAACTGTAAAGAATTTGGATTTACTTCAAGAGAAGCTGACAAATTTGTTAAAGGGAAAGAATTTTTAGTTGTGTTAGATGATGTGTGGAACGAAGGCTATGAGAATTGGGATGAACTGAAGATTCTTTTCGCCAAGGGTGCAGCAGGGACTAGAATTATGGTAACAACACGCAGTGAAAAAGTTGCATCAATAGTGGGCACCCTACCAATACACTATTTGGAGGAGTTGTCTAAAGAAGATTGTATGTCATTGTTTGAGCAAATTGTTTTTCCAAACGGGAATTCAGATGCTTATCCAAAGCTGAAAGATATTGCTGAGAAAAGAGTATCGAAGTGTAGAGGCTTACCTTTGGCAGTTAAGGCACTTGGGGGCCTTTTGCGCTCTTAATTTGACGGTAGTCAGTGGGAGAGTATCTTGCATAGCAAGATGTGGAAATTGCCGGATAATTCAATTCTTCCAGCTCTAAGGTTGAGTTATCATCATCTGCCTGTACATCTGAAAGAATGCTTTGCTTATTGTTCAATATTTCCGTACGACTTTGAGTTAGGCAAAGACAGGTTAGTCCTGTTGTGGATGGCACAGGGTTTCATCCAGCAGCCAGAAGAGGGTGAAAGCATGGAAGCTGTGGGTCACAGTTATTTTTCTGCTCTAGTATCTAGGTCTTGCTTTCAACACGTTGCTGATGATAAATCACGATTTGTGATGCATGATCTCATCCATGATCTAGCCCAGTCTGTTTCACAAAAAACATGTCTTAGGTTTGAAGACATGGATTTTGGCAAGGGTAAGAATTTTCCAGTGAAAACTCGTCACTTGTCATACACTTGTGGATCCAATGATACCTTCCAAAAATTTGAGCCCTTAAGCAAAGTCGACTGTCTAAGCACCTTTTTACCTTTAGATCCTTTGTCTGGAGTTCATCAGAGCAGTTTATCTAAGTCCACAAACAATCTCTACAACTTGCAGACATTGATATTAACGAATTGTCATTCCCTTGGCCCTTGGGACACTGCCAACGGACATGGGAAGCCTAACTAACTTACGACATCTTGACACTCGTGAAACTTGTCTAGAAAAGATGCCGCTGCGATTGGGAAGGTTAACAAACCTCCAAATGGTGTCCAATTTTGTTGTGAGGACAGGTAACAGCCCAGGGATGACAGAGATTGAAAACCTGTCTAATCTCCGTGGAACACTTTCCATTTCAGGGTTGCACAATGTGACTAACATCAAGGACGCAATTCAGGCAAAGTTGAAGACTAAGAAGAACCTTGATGAATTTGTTTTAGAGTGGAGCTATAATAGCAATGATTCACGATATGAAACAGTTGAAACAGAGGTGTTTGATGTGTTAGAAGCTCGTGAAAGCTTGCAAAAGCtcacaataaaatattatggtgGTAAAGAATTTCCAAGTAGGTTGGGGGATTCTTCATTCACGAACATGGTCTGCTTGCATCTTTATGGTTGCAAAAAGTTCACTTTGTTACCATCTCTTCGCCAGTTACTTTCTCTCAGAGATCTCAGCATTACAGGAATGAATGGTATAAGCATGGGGGGGCTGAGTTTTTACGGGGTGCTGATCCTTCAATCAAGCCTTTTCCACTGTTGGAGATTCTGAAGTTCGAGAACATGAAAGAATGGGAGGAATGGTCCTTCAAGAATGGAGTAGAAGCTTTTCCTTGCCTTCGCCAACTGTCTATTCTCAGGTGTCCTATATTGAAGAAATTCTCACACAGATTTCCTTCCTTGGAAAAACTGAAAGTTCAAAAGTGTGAGGCTCTTGAATCTTTTACAGGCCTTTCTCAACACGAGAATTTAGAATCTCAAGAATTACCTTGCCTCAGGTCGCTTTTTCTTGTATGTTGTGCTAAGCTAATTGAACTGCCCAAGTCCCTTCCTTCACTGGAAGCATTAGAGATAGATGGTTGGTTGGAATTGGGAGCATTTCCAAGGCTTGTAAACCttcagaaattaaaattcttggATTCAAATGCCAAGCTTCTCGGGAGTATAGTTGACTTCAGTTCGCTGACCTTTCTGCATATAAGACTAATTTCATTTGTCAAATGCCTACCTGAATgtataattaaacaatttggAAAACTTCTAGATTTGAAGATTGCTGGTTGTGGTGATCTTGAGGGTTTGTCAAATGAGCAGGTGGGATTAAAACACCTTGCTTCACTTCAACATTTGACAATCTCTCACTGCCCTAAACTTGTTGCTTTGCCGGATGAAGAAATAAAGTTGCTGCCAGAGCTAAAACTTTTAGATTTGAGTTATTGTGATAACTTGAAAAAACTGCCTTGTGAGATTCAGAAGGTTAATTCTGTCCGGAAGTTGCGAGTTGACTGGTGTCCAAAGCTTGAGTCGTTTCCAGAACAGGGGTTGCCAGGCATGCTGGAACAACTTGTCATCCGAGATTGTGGACCTTTGAAGACTCTTCCCAACATGATGCTGCAGAACAATAAAGCCCTTGAGTACTTGGAGATTCACAAGTGTTCTTCTCTCACATCACTTCTTGAGCAAGGCGATTTACCTACCAGGCTTAAGCGTGTCAAAATTTACTACTGCAAGAATCTGGCATCCCCGCCTGATGGAATAATGTGTAAAGACAAATTGACTCTTGAGTACCTAGAGATTGACAACTGTTCCCCTTTGAGCTCCTTTCAAGAATAAACTAAATGAACATTCAAGAAAAACTTTTACATTTCGGATTGTGGCACCTCTTTCTTTAATTGCATGTTTTCTTGTTGATCTCGAGCATAAGCTTCAAAGTACTGCAATCAGGCCTTGCCTGGTTAGTTAGTAgcaacaaccaaaaacacGTTTAAGGGAGTTTACAATTCCGCAGGtatgaatattttgtttgacTACTTTTCAAGAACTAATTGCCCATTTTCTATCAGTACTTCTCATGCTTATGAATTTGTGGCAGGTTTTTCAGTTCCAGTTTCTGGAGCAACTCACTTTGTCAGAAGATTGTATTTGATTGTTTCCATATTTTATATCTCCACGCCTATTCACGATGGGAAGCTCACATTCCAGTTTTTCTGGGAGGATAAAGATATATGGCTCTAGCCCGGTGCTGAGTGCAGCCTACATACTTGTTAAGTAAAGATCCTTTAAACAATTGTAAATCCATTTATGGTCTTTTAACATATCGAATGCAAAAGGAATACCCTTCTGAGACTTGCTATTAGATATAATCACACATGTACCCTCTCACCATATCATGTCTTCAGATGCAAAGTAGCTAACTAGGCATGAATTTTCTCAGTTGGCGCAAGTGATATATGACAGATCCGGTctcaacaatttaaaattggtgaaacaagaagaaaaagaatagtgtttcttcttcttcttcttcttcttcttcttcttcttcttcttcttcttcttcttcttccttgtcATGATACCAACTTCATGGAGGGATGGTATGATTCACTGGCAGAgtcaagattttaaatttaaggagataaaatcaaaaaattcaatatttagagagatgaaaataattttttttcaaaataaaataatttataaaattttaattttNaaattttaaaattttaaaattttaaaacaaagataaattataaaattttgaaactttggAGGGGACGGAGCCCTACTAGTCCCAGCCTCTGGTATGGTTGATGTTAACAAATAAGCATAGATATATAAGACcataattatcattttacccgaGTAATCATTCTTTTAGTTCAGTTTTCTCAAGACACATTACTATAAGTTTATCATTGGATTCTTGATAGAAATTAAGGCTTCAGCCATTATATCGGCACATTTTCTAGTAAGAGTCCTGACAAGATCCGAGTACTCTactaatattttcaaagtttcTTATTACATAGTTTgattaattgttgtttataaATTCCCAATATATTGCATCTATTATTAATTTAGCTCGTGACAGTTTAATGCTTACGTGGGGAAATGATCATAAAGTCCCTTCTTTGTTCATTGTTCGTTTAGATCTCCAAAGCCCAACCATGCAAAAATACATTATTTATACCTCCATGCTATTAAGATTTTACCATTCTTCCCCATTCATTTTTTCCATTTGTTATCCAAGattatcatataaaattttcatataaataataacattattcatattttttttaaattttttgagcatgaaataataactaatccattttcaaacttggatttcttttaaattatttatgttattagttaagattttatttttctaagcatccctaacatatttatattacGCATCCTTaacatattaaattatttatattataaattgaaattttccttttttttttaagatccgtaacatatattattatgtatttgtaacatattaaattatttatgttattagttaaaattttatttttctaaacaataaaattttgatttcactattgaaattttataatttatgactgaaaaggttttttttattttttattttctggttttggccattataaaatttttataacttttttttattattattcgaAGTTTTATACTTAATAAAGGGAAAATCGGTGGATGAAGGAATAAAAGATATTGCTATCCCTATTCCTGTTTCCAGTCATTTGTCACCCCAAGTTTGCAATgcgagaaaaaaaaaaaaaaaccgtgTAACCAAACAATAGCCAAAAACCCTAGTCCATAATATCCACGTATATAAAGAAACTGATAACGGAAAAGCTTtgagaagaagagagagagagagagagagagacagaagCAGGAGCAGGGTTAGGAAAATGCAGATCTTCGTGAAAACCCTAACGGGGAAGACCATAACCCTAGAGGTCGAATCCAGTGACACTATCGACAACGTTAAGGCTAAGATCCAGGACAAGGAAGGTATAtgcctctcttttctttctctctctttatttttttcttctttcatttggccacctttttttttctcctacCTGTTTTACGAAGGAAATCAGATAGTGAATGTGTTCGTTGATCATGAGGATTTGCCGGTTTAAATGTTGTCAGGTATCCCACCGGACCAGCAGAGATTGATCTTCGCCGGAAAGCAGCTTGAGGATGGCCGTACTCTTGCCGACTACAACATTCAGAAAGGTAACAACTCTTGAGCATCGGCCCTGTTGATTCTCGAGAAAATTCATTACAATTTGAGAAAAGATACTATAAgtactttaaatttatttgtttcgTACTGACATGTGAATCAAAGCCATGGACTTGTTGAAAATTATGTTCGCTTGTTGAGCAAATGAGAGAAGTAGAGGAGAAGAAATTTATGGGAATCATTTGAACTAATTCAGTTAACTCTCATATAGCTTTATCGACTTTATTGTAAATTACTTGA
This window encodes:
- the LOC18605835 gene encoding putative disease resistance protein RGA3 yields the protein MLDESCVFGRDSDKEKTMKLPKSVLGTGDKVHVIPIVGLEGIGKTTLARIVYGEKMMKDRFDLKAWACAADEFDAKRITRTLVESITRKNCKEFGFTSREADKFVKGKEFLVVLDDVWNEGYENWDELKILFAKGAAGTRIMVTTRSEKVASIVGTLPIHYLEELSKEDCMSLFEQIVFPNGNSDAYPKLKDIAEKRVSKCRGLPLAVKALGGLLRS
- the LOC18605836 gene encoding putative disease resistance RPP13-like protein 1; its protein translation is MGSLTNLRHLDTRETCLEKMPLRLGRLTNLQMVSNFVVRTGNSPGMTEIENLSNLRGTLSISGLHNVTNIKDAIQAKLKTKKNLDEFVLEWSYNSNDSRYETVETEVFDVLEARESLQKLTIKYYGGKEFPSRLGDSSFTNMVCLHLYGCKKFTLLPSLRQLLSLRDLSITGMNGISMGGLSFYGVLILQSSLFHCWRF